From Xiphophorus couchianus chromosome 23, X_couchianus-1.0, whole genome shotgun sequence, one genomic window encodes:
- the LOC114138705 gene encoding thiosulfate:glutathione sulfurtransferase-like, whose translation MTNPVTYEELKVLLAQSKDLILIDVRETDEVNKGRIPRSTHIALGTVETAFKMSPEDFQATYGIPKPALDAPELVFYCRSGKRSAEAISKVRELGYVTARNYTGSYLDWSSREG comes from the exons aTGACAAACCCAG tCACATATGAGGAACTGAAGGTTCTCTTGGCCCAAAGCAAAGATCTGATTCTGATTGATGTCCGTGAGACAGACGAGGTGAACAAAGGACGCATCCCCAGGTCCACTCACATTGCCC TTGGCACTGTCGAAACTGCTTTCAAAATGAGCCCAGAGGATTTCCAGGCCACATACGGGATTCCCAAACCTGCCCTGGATGCACCTGAGCTGGTGTTTTACTGCCGGTCAGGGAAGCGGTCAGCAGAGGCCATCAGCAAAGTCAGAGAACTCGGATATGTGAC AGCACGTAATTACACCGGCTCTTACCTGGACTGGTCTAGCAGGGAGGGATAA